In Desulforegula conservatrix Mb1Pa, the sequence CTTGCATCTGAGCTTGTTGCAAGGGGGGTCAAGGGAATAAGAAAAAGCGGGGCGCCCCAGGGCAAAAAGCATTTTGTGATGATTAATGCACTTGAGGAAGGCTCGTCCGTCACGATTTCCCTTTTAAAATCCGCAATGGCAAGGAATCTGAGGACAATCGTATATTGTCAGTCAAGGAAAATGACAGAACTGATAGCTCTCTGGGCTTCAAGGAACTCCGGCGAGTTCAGGGAAAGGATCAGTTCTTACAGGGCTGGATTTCTTCCAGAAGAAAGGCGGGACATAGAGAAAAAAATGTCATCCGGAGAACTTCTCGCTGTTGTATCCACGAGTGCTCTCGAACTTGGGATAGATATCGGCGGACTCGATATCTGTATTCTGGTCGGATATCCGGGTACTGTCATGTCCACCTGGCAGAGGGCGGGAAGAGTAGGGCGGAGGAACAGATCCTCGGCGGTGATTCTGATAGGCGGAGAAGATGCGCTTGATCAGTATATAATGTCATCGCCTGATTCATTTTTTGATATGCCGCCTGAGCAGGCGGTCATCAATCCACTCAATTCGGTAATAATGAAGCGCCATCTCGAATGCGCGGCATCTGAGCTTCCCATTGATTTGATTGAAACTGGGAAGACAGAATTTTTTTCAGGCGATAAGATTGCTCAGGCAATATTGGAGCTTGAGTCAGAAGGAAAGCTTCTCAGAAGTGCAGGCGGTGAAACTCTTTTATCAGCAAGAAAATATCCCCAGCGGAGTTTAAATTTAAGAGGCATAGGAAGTTCATTTAAAATAATGAATCAGGCAACTTCCGAAGTTATCGGAGACATTGACGGACACAGGGTTTTTTCAGACACCCATCCAGGAGCAATCTATCTTCACAGGGGCGAGCATTACGAAGTTACTGAGCTTGATTTTAAAAAGGCCATTGTTATGGTTTCTGAAACAGGCCCGCATCTTTTCACAAGATCCAGAAATATCAAAGATACGAGGATTGTATCGGCTGAAAAAAGTTCTTTTGCCGGATCTGCTGCAGTTTTTTTAGGAAGGGTAGAGGTAACCGAACAGGTTACTTCCTATGAAAAACGTCTTGTTAAGGGGCAGAAACTCATCGCCATCAATCAGCTGGATCTTCCGAGCAGAAGCTTTGAAACAGAAGGGTTCTGGATAGAGATCCCTGAAAAGCTTAAGGAAAAGCTTGTATCCGAAGAAATGCATTTCATGGGGGCGATCCACGCGCTCGAACATGCCATGATAGGGCTTCTTCCAATGCTCGTAATGGCGGACAGAAATGATTTCGGCGGCATATCGATTCCTTTTCATCCCCAAACAGGAAAGGCCTGCGTTTTTGTGTATGATGGTTTTCCTGGAGGAATGGGGCTTTCTCGCTCTGCCTTTGACCGAATATGTGAGCTTCTTGAAAAAGTTGAGATTCTTATATCAAAATGCAGATGTGAGACAGGCTGCCCGGCTTGCGTGCACTCTCCTAAGTGCGGCTCCGGGAACAGGCCGATAGACAAGCTCGCAGCTCTTTTCTTGTCGAAATTAATCCTTGCTGGGTGTCCTGAACAGAAAGCCGTATCTGAAAGTGCCGGGCTGCTTGAAAGATACAGTTCAGATCATGCCGCTTTTACTGTGATTGGCGGAACAGATACCAAAAGCGGGAGCAGACGATATATGAAAGGCCAGAGATACGGTGTGCTTGACCTTGAAACCCAGAAATCTGCCCAGGAAGTCGGTGGGTGGGACAAGGCCCATCTTATGAGGATAAGCTGCGGTGTTCTCTATGATTCTGCTGATTCAGAATTTCATGTCTATTATGACGATCAGATTCATTCTTTGATAGAGCATCTTAAAAATCTTGACCTTGTGATCGGCTTTAACATCATTCGTTTCGATTTTCATGTACTAAGGGGGTATTCTGATTTTGACTTCTGGAGTCTGCCAACCCTTGATATTCTTGATGTGGTCAGGCAGAAACTGGGCTATCGTCTTTCCCTCGATCATCTTGCCGGAGTAACCCTGGGCGAGGAAAAATCTGCTTCAGGACTTCTTGCCCTGAAATGGTGGAAAGAAGGAAAGATTGATCTGATCCAGAGTTATTGCCAGAAAGACGTAGAAATAACAGAAAGAATATTCAGATTTGGACTGAAAGAAAAATATCTGCTTTTTAAGAATAAAGCCGGGAATCTTGTCAGGGTTCAGGTGGATTTCGGAGAATAGGATTTGTTGCATTTTAATCAGGATCTTCAAAAAAACATTATTTTTGATTTTAAAATTATGTGGCTCTGCCTGATTTTCAGTTAAGAAGTGCCTTTTATGGTTAATTTGCCATCAAAAAAGTGTGATGTGTAGGTCGGATTAGGACACCCTTTGTCCGTAAGCCGACGTTAAGCCGAGTGCCTCCGGCGAGGCTTTATAACCCAATAGACCAAAGTCAGACGAAGCGTATTCGTTCGGCTGTTTTGAAGTTGATAGGGCGAGTGCCTCGAGCGGGTCGCTTTTTGTAAAAAGCTCCGCAAAAACTTTATGGTTTTGTTAGTAGGCAAAAAACTGATATTTTTAAAAATGTTAAGCACATGAACTTTCAAATGTTACTGAGAATTGAGCATAACCACATAAAATTATGATTTTAGATCGGAAAATCCGGGGTTTTGAAAAAATATCAATCAAAATGTTATGGACTCGCAAAAAAGTCAGAAAAGGGCTTCTGCGTCATGCCTGGCTCGATCCGGCATCTTTGTATTTCCAGATACTTCTGGATGCAGGCTCCTGGTTTTCACCGGGATAGGTCCAGCCGGAATGACGTAAATCAAACTTTTGCTACGTTGGCAAAGCTGGTTCAACTTTTTTATTCCTGACAAGGGCCAGGGGGCAATGCTGTTGAATTAACGATTTTTTATGTAGGTCGGGTTAGAGCGCTCTTTGCTCGTAACCCGACATAAAGCTTTGCCAAACGTCGGATTACGGGATTTATAGATAAAGCATATATCCCTAATCCGACCTACGATTGCCTTATTTCAACAACATTGGGGCCAGGGGTAAGCCCACAGTGATTTCGAACGCTTTTATCGAGCATATCTGAAATACTATCACCTGGAGCTTCAGGAATAAAACCGAAGACCTCGCTCCATACGTCGTCATCTTCCATGCAGAAATACAGACATAAATCAGGAGCATGTTTTTTGATCATCCCAACTATTTTTTTATAAAGATCTATCCTTAGGGGCTTGTAATACCTCATTTTCCCGTCGAGTCCCAGAATAAATTCTCCGTAAACTATTTTGGAATCGGGAAATCTGTTTTGTATTATAGGCTTAAGCGACGGCATGAACCTGAATGAACCGAGACTTATATACGCAATGGTTTGCCAGGGAATAAGTCTGAATATTTCGTTTATTGTAAATTCATAATCCTTTTCCCATCCTTTATATATAAAAAGAGGATCAAAATGAAAAGCAAGCGGATAGCCCCAGGATGCACATTTGCCGGCGGCTTTAAGTCTTGAGTCGAGAGTTGAAGTCTTTCTTTCATCTGATTTAATGATACCAGGAGTGTTCATGGACCATGAAATAATAGTCTTTTGATTATGTTTTATATTTTTCAGAAAATCTATTGCGACAGTTTTTGTTTTCAGTTCGAGACA encodes:
- a CDS encoding SPL family radical SAM protein; this encodes MEACLIKTIYIDKQFKDLKETEKILDNFDKDVQIKITENTSEVFKIIQSSENPILAAKEILLLTSNKGAFVRECPGTSNYRCCGYKILHIGSFCTMDCSYCILQSYFHPPLLQFFLNHDDMIQELDDKIFNKPQISRVGTGEFTDSLIWEYWTDLPEMLIKKFADQDRACLELKTKTVAIDFLKNIKHNQKTIISWSMNTPGIIKSDERKTSTLDSRLKAAGKCASWGYPLAFHFDPLFIYKGWEKDYEFTINEIFRLIPWQTIAYISLGSFRFMPSLKPIIQNRFPDSKIVYGEFILGLDGKMRYYKPLRIDLYKKIVGMIKKHAPDLCLYFCMEDDDVWSEVFGFIPEAPGDSISDMLDKSVRNHCGLTPGPNVVEIRQS
- a CDS encoding DEAD/DEAH box helicase; translated protein: MDLVDEYIEALLGYDRLAPQIRAHRVMQPCVAEFADKEHGLSANLGTFLKREGIERLYSHQIESLEAVRAGIDIVVATPTASGKSMTYNLPVIENLASSKSSTAIYLFPLKALAQDQMKIIDRISSAFGPLSGIRSAIYDGDTTDSERRRIRNNPPDILITNPEMIHLAIAPYHHLWEPFLKNLKYVVIDEIHTYRGVFGSNMAWVMRRIRRICRYYGSDPVFIMISATIGNPENLASELVARGVKGIRKSGAPQGKKHFVMINALEEGSSVTISLLKSAMARNLRTIVYCQSRKMTELIALWASRNSGEFRERISSYRAGFLPEERRDIEKKMSSGELLAVVSTSALELGIDIGGLDICILVGYPGTVMSTWQRAGRVGRRNRSSAVILIGGEDALDQYIMSSPDSFFDMPPEQAVINPLNSVIMKRHLECAASELPIDLIETGKTEFFSGDKIAQAILELESEGKLLRSAGGETLLSARKYPQRSLNLRGIGSSFKIMNQATSEVIGDIDGHRVFSDTHPGAIYLHRGEHYEVTELDFKKAIVMVSETGPHLFTRSRNIKDTRIVSAEKSSFAGSAAVFLGRVEVTEQVTSYEKRLVKGQKLIAINQLDLPSRSFETEGFWIEIPEKLKEKLVSEEMHFMGAIHALEHAMIGLLPMLVMADRNDFGGISIPFHPQTGKACVFVYDGFPGGMGLSRSAFDRICELLEKVEILISKCRCETGCPACVHSPKCGSGNRPIDKLAALFLSKLILAGCPEQKAVSESAGLLERYSSDHAAFTVIGGTDTKSGSRRYMKGQRYGVLDLETQKSAQEVGGWDKAHLMRISCGVLYDSADSEFHVYYDDQIHSLIEHLKNLDLVIGFNIIRFDFHVLRGYSDFDFWSLPTLDILDVVRQKLGYRLSLDHLAGVTLGEEKSASGLLALKWWKEGKIDLIQSYCQKDVEITERIFRFGLKEKYLLFKNKAGNLVRVQVDFGE